The following coding sequences lie in one Tachysurus fulvidraco isolate hzauxx_2018 chromosome 19, HZAU_PFXX_2.0, whole genome shotgun sequence genomic window:
- the LOC125139512 gene encoding uncharacterized protein LOC125139512 has product MLPFSDICSGPAMATSSNTPLPQDDGLWMFLQSRGIPEKNIQKMQQDLIDSSVVGEIDDATMTAYIPAYGDRIATRRFCMEKQRKGGDDLKRQSLFEKLRRKLGTLTSNKDTDQDFEEELSMQPTKIHLRNNKRAVKMTRKIELGWIHDKKQVRKRNGGGTRVLDISKKATKTEILSQAKKLFFPNDKSRKGKWEEFSHNIVDFQEAYLDEGVSVGELYETHQLGILRFYLFTEHQTNEDEVFTEMTKGTDEQTDAARQNERQKNATEDNEQLTQKTHDSEQQTHTVEDVVSTAVEIVDLTSLCDTSEVIFLPFARWTIFRRSR; this is encoded by the exons atgctGCCTTTTTCTGACATTTGTTCAGGGCCAGCTATGGCTACGTCTTCAAATACCCCCCTCCCACAAGATGATGGTCTGTGGATGTTTCTTCAGAGCCGAGGGATTCCTgagaaaaatattcagaaaatgcaGCAAGATCTT attgACAGCTCGGTAGTTGGAGAAATAGATGATGCCACTATGACTGCTTACATTCCAGCATATGGTGATAGGATTGCTACAAGGCGTTTCTGTatggaaaaacagagaaagggTGGTGATGATCTAAAAAGACAGTCCTTATTTGAAAAACTTAGAAGAAAGTTGGGCACATTGACAAGCAATAAAGACACAGATCAAGATTTTGAGGAGGAGCTTTCTATGCAGCCAACAAAGATACATCTGAGAAATAACAAAAGGGCCGTGAAGATGACAAGGAAAATAGAACTAGGATGGATACACGACAAGAAACAAGTGAGAAAACGCAATGGTGGAGGAACCAGAGTTCTTGATATTTCCAAGAAAGCCACAAAAACAGAGATTCTATCACAAGCTAAAAAGCTATTTTTCCCCAATGACAAATCGAGAAAGGGAAAGTGGGAAGAGTTCAGTCACAACATTGTTGACTTTCAGGAAGCATACCTTGATGAGGGTGTTAGTGTGGGAGAGCTCTATGAGACACATCAATTGgggattttaagattttacttgtTCACAGAGCACCAGACAAATGAAGATGAAGTGTTCACAGAGATGACAAAAGGAACTGATGAACAGACAGATGCAGCGAGGCAAAATGAGCGACAGAAAAACGCAACAGAAGATAATGAGCAGTtgacacaaaaaacacatgacaGTGAACAgcagacacatactgtagaagatGTTGTCTCTACTGCTGTAGAGATTGTTGATCTTACATCTTTGTGTGATACATCAGAGGTCATTTTTTTGCCCTTTGCAAGGTGGACCATTTTTAGAAGATCTCGATGA